In Paracoccus liaowanqingii, one DNA window encodes the following:
- a CDS encoding BrnT family toxin: MHRYEWDENKRRLTLEKHKIDFIDAAEVFASVYLKIAGRSESELRFIAVGEINGIHIAVVFTEREDVIRIITARRARLNEREAYIEHVAGRSEETSQ; this comes from the coding sequence ATGCATCGGTACGAATGGGACGAGAACAAGCGTCGTCTAACGCTTGAAAAGCACAAGATTGACTTCATTGATGCTGCTGAAGTGTTCGCGTCGGTATATCTGAAGATTGCTGGTCGCTCTGAAAGCGAACTACGCTTTATTGCGGTTGGGGAAATCAATGGGATCCATATCGCGGTAGTTTTCACTGAGCGTGAAGATGTTATCCGCATAATTACAGCCCGAAGGGCCAGATTAAATGAAAGAGAAGCTTACATCGAGCATGTCGCTGGAA